From Nitrospirota bacterium, one genomic window encodes:
- a CDS encoding cytochrome c peroxidase: MTTTLARVGIALVLGTIAMAADTASSQVPAPGDPPRPPSLKTVPVPEPANLGDFVKDRQAAIRLGKALFWDMQVGSDGMTACASCHFSSGMADTRSKNQLSPGLKRITPAGAPNPDTTFYNNLGPVGQVKAANFPFFPFSNDILSSQGVRNSVFLGVSNGPADLTRPEPDPDGFRAGSLNTRRVEPRNTPTVINAVFNHRQFWDGRADNVFNGVNGLGDRDPNARVYRADDPRHPVPVQVRLEDSSLASQAVGPPVNEFEMSARGRTMRDIGKKLARWGIRPGQPAFNLRPLALQLVHPDDSVLGPFSQSPQKGLRIGSYTEMIRQAFHRQWWQSPKLIRVDAQGLTTVVDREDEDPTTNEYTLIQYNFALFFGLAVQMYEATLVADDSPYDRFMDGHPTAISPQAQLGVDLFRSQTRGRCINCHEGAEMTGASVRQVRASPTRIRDGQAADRGFNNIAVQGTLQDLSLGAKDELGNWLSTVKRLNPPPPEPIVVDGAFKVPGLRNVELTAPYFHNGGQVDLPAVIEFYNHGGDSHEELETLDGIFIEPMPFIDFTTDERQALEAWLVSLTDERVRFQKAPFDHPQLFVPNGPGSPRGIAPGDQLTEIQAVGAEGGPPQKKFLEP; this comes from the coding sequence GTGACCACAACTCTCGCTCGCGTCGGCATCGCCCTGGTACTCGGGACGATCGCCATGGCCGCAGACACAGCCTCTTCTCAGGTGCCCGCGCCCGGCGATCCGCCCCGCCCGCCGTCGCTCAAGACCGTGCCGGTTCCGGAGCCGGCGAATCTCGGCGACTTCGTGAAGGACCGGCAGGCCGCGATTCGGCTCGGCAAAGCGTTATTCTGGGATATGCAAGTCGGCAGCGACGGCATGACGGCCTGCGCCAGCTGCCACTTCAGCTCCGGCATGGCCGACACTCGCTCGAAGAATCAGCTGTCGCCGGGTCTGAAACGCATCACGCCGGCCGGTGCGCCGAATCCCGACACCACCTTCTACAATAACCTTGGCCCTGTCGGTCAGGTTAAGGCCGCGAACTTTCCATTTTTCCCGTTCAGCAACGACATCCTGTCGTCACAAGGGGTGCGAAATTCCGTATTCCTCGGCGTCAGCAATGGACCGGCCGATCTCACCCGCCCGGAACCGGACCCGGACGGCTTCCGCGCGGGATCGCTCAATACCCGCCGCGTCGAGCCACGCAATACACCGACCGTGATCAACGCCGTCTTCAACCATCGCCAATTCTGGGACGGCCGGGCCGACAATGTCTTCAACGGCGTGAACGGCCTGGGTGACCGCGATCCGAACGCCCGCGTCTATCGCGCCGACGATCCCCGCCATCCCGTTCCCGTTCAGGTGCGACTGGAAGACTCCAGTCTCGCCTCGCAAGCGGTTGGCCCGCCGGTCAATGAGTTCGAAATGTCCGCCCGCGGCCGGACCATGCGCGACATCGGAAAGAAGCTCGCACGCTGGGGCATTCGTCCCGGGCAGCCCGCGTTCAACCTGCGCCCGCTGGCCTTGCAACTCGTCCATCCGGACGACAGCGTGCTCGGTCCATTCAGCCAGTCGCCCCAGAAGGGGCTGAGGATCGGGAGCTACACCGAAATGATCCGGCAGGCCTTTCATCGCCAGTGGTGGCAGTCGCCCAAGCTCATCCGGGTGGACGCGCAAGGCCTGACCACGGTGGTGGATCGAGAAGACGAGGACCCGACGACGAACGAGTACACACTGATCCAATACAACTTCGCCCTCTTCTTCGGCCTGGCCGTCCAGATGTACGAAGCCACTCTGGTGGCCGATGATTCGCCTTACGACCGTTTCATGGACGGTCATCCCACCGCCATCAGTCCGCAAGCCCAACTCGGGGTGGATCTTTTTCGCAGCCAGACGCGCGGCCGCTGCATCAACTGCCACGAAGGCGCGGAGATGACCGGCGCCTCGGTCCGCCAGGTGCGCGCCAGTCCGACCCGCATCCGAGACGGACAAGCCGCGGACCGGGGCTTCAACAACATCGCCGTGCAGGGAACGCTTCAGGATCTGAGCCTGGGCGCGAAGGATGAACTGGGCAATTGGCTCTCCACGGTAAAGCGGTTGAACCCGCCGCCCCCTGAGCCCATCGTCGTCGACGGCGCCTTCAAGGTACCGGGCCTGCGGAACGTCGAGCTGACGGCGCCTTATTTTCACAACGGCGGCCAAGTCGATCTGCCGGCGGTCATCGAGTTCTACAACCACGGCGGGGATTCGCATGAAGAGCTGGAGACGCTCGACGGCATCTTCATCGAACCGATGCCGTTCATCGATTTCACGACGGACGAGCGGCAGGCGCTCGAAGCATGGCTTGTGTCATTGACCGACGAGCGGGTGCGTTTCCAGAAAGCCCCGTTCGATCATCCGCAACTGTTCGTTCCGAACGGTCCCGGTTCACCGCGCGGCATCGCGCCCGGCGACCAGCTCACAGAGATTCAGGCAGTCGGAGCAGAGGGAGGTCCACCTCAGAAAAAGTTCCTAGAGCCCTGA
- a CDS encoding DUF4082 domain-containing protein: protein MIVARSVSAFCLAAILGVSNYSEPAQAAAINLTQIDFEYDGSPWTLGWKFSVSTPYAVTSLGVYDSGQDGLAGSAQVGLWLASGGTPLAQATVAAGAASELDGHFRFTSITPTTLNPGTEYIVGSYLSGELATALFGGNGLVDPHITVIDVRYSTTSVFAFPGVTDGGTEGAAFLGGNFRGGVAPVPLPAAAWLFGSSVAGLIAGARIRCRRPRTSDESRKESES from the coding sequence ATGATTGTGGCACGGTCTGTCAGTGCATTCTGCCTCGCAGCGATACTGGGGGTCTCAAACTATTCCGAACCGGCCCAGGCTGCCGCTATCAACCTGACGCAGATCGATTTCGAGTACGACGGGTCGCCCTGGACGCTCGGCTGGAAATTTTCCGTGAGCACTCCCTATGCCGTGACCTCGCTGGGCGTCTACGACTCAGGACAAGACGGACTCGCCGGGTCCGCCCAAGTTGGGCTCTGGCTCGCATCCGGCGGCACCCCTCTCGCGCAGGCGACTGTAGCGGCCGGAGCAGCCTCTGAGCTGGACGGGCATTTTCGCTTTACCTCAATCACACCGACAACCCTCAATCCCGGCACCGAGTACATTGTGGGCTCGTATTTATCGGGAGAACTCGCGACGGCCTTATTCGGCGGCAACGGTCTCGTCGATCCTCATATCACCGTCATCGACGTGCGCTACTCGACCACCAGTGTATTCGCATTTCCCGGCGTGACCGACGGCGGAACCGAAGGCGCGGCATTTCTCGGCGGCAATTTTCGCGGCGGCGTCGCCCCCGTCCCCCTCCCCGCCGCCGCCTGGCTGTTCGGCAGCAGCGTAGCAGGGCTGATAGCCGGCGCACGTATTCGATGCCGTCGGCCGCGGACGTCCGACGAATCGCGTAAGGAATCAGAGTCGTGA
- a CDS encoding cytochrome c peroxidase: protein MTSIRVSIGLAVWLALSTFTTQALPGDGTIPRVLNPPLTSDLTNLPGDLRGVAVPGPDPANLLLYVKDKQAAIALGKALFWDMQVGSDGMTACASCHFRAGADPRSKNQLSPGLKHAPNADLTFKRGGPNYQLTGEEFPLTRLAIAGQRGALDQATDSNDVVSSQGVPYLDQGPDPLGFQVGRLKTRRVEPRNTPSVINAVFNHRQFWDGRAENVFNGVNHLGDRDPDARVLASVGGRLVEERVALTNASLASQALGPILSELEMAAPGRTVQDLARELRRGKKIRRLGQRVHGTRPLQRQLVDPSDSVLGPLSRYPEKGLRVKSYDEMVRAAFQDSYWQSAQLIRVADDGTVSIVDRPDKDRTTEEYRLLEYNFGLFFGLAVQLYESTLVSDETPWDRFRREHPAPNDQALNPWTNEKPAHISRFALFGAHLFNDRTRGPNNLRCSNCHEGAELTDASVRRIALAANGPVRNRDGNIIDKGFSNIGLRPTEDDLGAGASDEFGPLSHSKRLFPHGLPAVFDGAAVSKGFGVEGAFKIPSLRNVALTAPYFHNGDTQSLREAVLLYSRGGNIAPITQTDGTPIEPLGVAKMTSDEADAVVAWLESLTDERVRIASAPFDHPQLFVPNGHRVNERRNERGRHGFAEDDMVEIPMTGAAGGPPIPGFLEGIFGPN, encoded by the coding sequence ATGACGAGCATACGCGTATCAATCGGTCTGGCTGTGTGGTTGGCTCTGTCCACGTTCACCACCCAGGCGCTGCCCGGCGACGGGACGATTCCCCGCGTACTCAATCCGCCGCTGACAAGTGACCTGACGAACTTGCCGGGGGACCTGCGCGGAGTGGCGGTGCCGGGCCCGGACCCGGCGAATCTTCTCCTGTACGTTAAGGACAAGCAGGCGGCGATCGCGTTGGGCAAGGCTCTGTTCTGGGACATGCAGGTGGGAAGCGACGGGATGACGGCCTGCGCGAGCTGCCATTTTCGCGCCGGCGCGGACCCGCGCTCCAAGAATCAGCTCTCGCCCGGACTCAAGCATGCGCCGAACGCCGACCTCACCTTCAAGCGGGGCGGTCCGAACTACCAGCTCACGGGCGAGGAGTTTCCGCTCACCCGGCTCGCCATTGCCGGGCAGCGAGGCGCTCTCGACCAGGCTACCGACAGCAACGACGTCGTCAGCTCACAAGGCGTCCCGTATCTCGATCAGGGCCCGGACCCGCTGGGTTTCCAGGTAGGCCGGCTCAAGACCCGCCGAGTCGAGCCGCGGAACACGCCGTCGGTCATCAATGCGGTGTTCAACCACCGCCAGTTCTGGGATGGCCGCGCCGAGAACGTCTTCAACGGGGTGAATCATCTGGGCGACCGGGATCCTGACGCGCGCGTGCTGGCGTCCGTGGGTGGCCGTCTCGTCGAAGAACGGGTGGCGCTGACGAATGCGAGCCTCGCCTCACAGGCGTTGGGCCCCATCCTCAGCGAGCTGGAAATGGCGGCTCCGGGCCGTACGGTTCAGGACTTGGCGCGCGAGTTACGCCGCGGCAAGAAGATCCGTCGGCTGGGCCAGCGCGTGCATGGCACGCGGCCGCTCCAGCGCCAGCTCGTCGATCCGTCCGACAGCGTGCTGGGCCCCTTGAGCCGGTATCCGGAGAAGGGCCTCCGGGTGAAGTCGTACGATGAAATGGTGCGGGCGGCCTTTCAGGACAGCTACTGGCAGAGCGCACAGCTCATTCGGGTGGCGGATGATGGCACGGTCTCGATCGTCGACCGGCCAGACAAGGACCGGACTACGGAGGAGTACAGGCTGCTCGAGTATAATTTCGGCCTGTTCTTCGGCCTCGCAGTGCAACTTTACGAGTCCACCCTCGTCTCTGACGAGACGCCGTGGGACCGGTTCCGTCGCGAGCACCCGGCCCCGAACGATCAGGCCCTCAATCCCTGGACCAACGAGAAACCCGCACATATCAGCCGCTTTGCGCTCTTCGGCGCACACCTGTTCAATGACCGGACCCGCGGCCCGAACAACCTGCGTTGCAGCAACTGCCACGAGGGCGCCGAGCTGACCGATGCCTCGGTCCGCCGGATTGCCTTGGCAGCCAACGGCCCGGTGCGCAACCGCGACGGGAATATCATCGACAAGGGCTTCAGCAACATCGGCCTGCGGCCCACGGAAGACGACCTGGGCGCCGGAGCAAGCGACGAATTCGGCCCGCTGTCGCACAGCAAACGCCTCTTCCCGCACGGACTGCCGGCGGTATTCGACGGCGCGGCGGTGAGCAAGGGCTTCGGCGTCGAGGGCGCGTTTAAGATTCCTTCACTGCGTAACGTCGCGTTGACCGCTCCGTATTTTCACAACGGCGACACCCAGTCGCTGCGCGAGGCGGTGCTGCTCTATAGCCGCGGAGGCAACATAGCGCCGATCACGCAAACCGATGGGACACCGATCGAGCCGCTCGGCGTCGCGAAGATGACGTCCGACGAGGCCGATGCGGTGGTGGCCTGGCTCGAATCGCTCACCGACGAGCGGGTGCGCATCGCCAGCGCCCCGTTCGACCACCCGCAACTGTTCGTGCCCAATGGCCATCGCGTGAACGAGCGCAGGAACGAACGAGGCCGGCACGGCTTCGCCGAGGACGACATGGTGGAAATCCCGATGACGGGCGCCGCCGGCGGCCCGCCGATTCCCGGCTTCCTGGAGGGGATCTTCGGGCCGAACTGA
- a CDS encoding fused MFS/spermidine synthase, translated as MSQTVHAAMPRSRHQTSLVLYATVTITGAAVMILELLGTRIIGPFYGVSLYVWSSLIAVTLIALSLGYFLGGLIADRLPAVRLAHIILSSAFTTLTIPFLTGPILRATDSLGLRAGAFTSAFLLFALPLTALAMVGPYVIKRATRDLSSVGTAAGTVYAISTVGSVAGTLLLGFFLLPMFGTRAIIFSLSLLLGILSILVAWHESSARMRTRSSVVIVGMGLAIGILATSGVAGSRESVNGFTVQSEAETLYGWVRVVDDDRRGFRLLLSDASVLSAVDNAQNRSLLGYQEVLSLLPAIRPETARALLIGLGGGHVARDLKAQGVTTDTIEIDPAVADAARKWFHFEPTGLFLVGDARYEIKTLSTRYDLIVHDCFTGGSEPTHLLSREMLNELRTLLNDRGILALNYVGFTQGEGSDAVEAVHRTLQDLFPHVRTFVTDTSEFTDFIFLASREPVAIDPQTGDRRLQWLLNHEHRFAEGSGFVLTDDYNPLESRQVRKAETYRKHFLERIAFELLVR; from the coding sequence ATGAGTCAGACCGTTCACGCCGCCATGCCACGCTCCCGGCACCAGACATCCCTCGTCCTCTATGCGACCGTCACCATCACCGGCGCAGCCGTGATGATCCTGGAACTGCTCGGCACGCGGATCATCGGCCCATTTTACGGCGTCAGCCTGTACGTCTGGTCGTCGCTGATTGCGGTCACATTAATCGCTTTATCCTTAGGCTATTTCCTCGGCGGATTGATCGCCGACCGATTGCCGGCAGTCCGCCTGGCGCATATCATTCTTTCGTCTGCCTTCACGACCCTCACCATTCCCTTTCTCACTGGGCCGATTCTCCGCGCAACCGACTCACTCGGCCTCCGTGCCGGCGCCTTCACGAGCGCATTCTTATTATTCGCACTGCCATTGACGGCGCTGGCGATGGTGGGACCCTACGTGATCAAACGCGCGACGCGCGACCTGAGCAGCGTAGGCACCGCAGCCGGTACGGTCTACGCCATCAGCACGGTCGGCAGTGTAGCGGGAACCTTACTCTTGGGATTCTTCCTGTTGCCGATGTTTGGAACCAGGGCGATCATCTTCTCACTCAGCCTGCTGCTCGGTATCCTTTCCATCCTGGTCGCCTGGCACGAATCATCCGCACGTATGCGCACTCGATCCAGCGTGGTGATCGTGGGAATGGGCCTTGCCATCGGCATCCTGGCCACGTCCGGGGTCGCCGGCTCTCGGGAATCGGTGAACGGCTTCACTGTGCAATCGGAAGCCGAAACCCTCTACGGCTGGGTGCGTGTGGTGGACGATGACCGGCGCGGTTTCCGTCTGCTCCTCTCCGATGCCTCGGTCCTCAGCGCGGTGGACAATGCACAGAATCGGAGCCTGTTGGGGTACCAGGAGGTCCTGAGCCTCCTGCCCGCCATTCGCCCTGAGACCGCGCGAGCCTTACTCATTGGATTGGGCGGCGGACATGTCGCGCGAGACCTGAAGGCGCAAGGCGTCACGACCGACACGATTGAGATCGATCCCGCCGTCGCAGACGCGGCGAGGAAATGGTTTCACTTCGAACCGACAGGGCTGTTCCTCGTCGGGGACGCCCGGTATGAGATCAAGACGCTCTCCACTCGCTACGACCTCATCGTCCACGACTGCTTCACCGGAGGCTCCGAGCCGACCCATCTGCTCAGCCGTGAGATGCTGAACGAGTTACGCACCCTGTTGAACGACCGCGGGATCCTGGCCCTCAACTACGTGGGATTTACACAGGGCGAGGGATCGGATGCCGTCGAGGCGGTGCATCGGACCCTGCAAGACCTCTTCCCTCACGTTCGTACTTTCGTCACCGACACCAGCGAGTTCACCGATTTCATTTTCCTCGCCTCGCGCGAACCGGTGGCCATCGATCCCCAGACCGGCGATCGCCGCCTGCAGTGGTTGCTGAATCACGAGCACCGGTTTGCCGAGGGGAGCGGCTTCGTCCTCACCGACGACTACAACCCGCTTGAAAGCCGGCAAGTCCGCAAAGCAGAAACCTACCGGAAGCATTTTCTCGAACGCATTGCATTCGAGCTGTTGGTGCGCTAG
- a CDS encoding VPLPA-CTERM sorting domain-containing protein gives MNRWMVRSAAALLGAVGVFLSAGQASAHVSYGNSLFSDSSLIDPVRPLLAGDVPQYGTGIVNATPDRTVSSNAGWLAGQDATTWGNSHDNRFLYFNLAQASTIDFTITGTNTNGNGVLNPGYSIFQGVAINSVHDGAINPASYIGAQTGFASWSPFASANSAITNNGGTLTTQHWGQYRSNGDFTMANDGSAATANNAARPPAAFTLAYTGLFGANGTGNTITGHYDLGPGIYSLVVGGANSADLAALLEAAQATNGDYTTPSAALTAYNNARLARTFNIAFSVNPVPIPAAVWLFGSGLAGIVALARRRSAS, from the coding sequence ATGAATCGTTGGATGGTCCGGTCTGCCGCCGCGCTATTGGGCGCTGTCGGCGTATTTCTCTCAGCAGGGCAGGCCTCTGCCCATGTGAGCTATGGGAATTCTCTGTTTTCGGACTCGTCTCTTATTGATCCCGTCCGCCCCCTCCTCGCAGGGGATGTGCCACAATACGGTACCGGAATTGTGAACGCGACTCCCGACAGGACAGTGTCCAGCAACGCCGGATGGCTGGCAGGTCAAGACGCAACGACCTGGGGGAATAGCCACGACAACCGGTTTCTCTATTTCAATCTGGCTCAAGCCTCAACGATCGACTTCACGATTACCGGCACAAACACAAACGGCAACGGTGTCCTGAATCCCGGTTATTCGATTTTCCAAGGCGTCGCGATCAACTCCGTGCATGACGGCGCGATTAACCCCGCCTCCTACATCGGAGCCCAGACCGGCTTCGCCAGCTGGTCGCCTTTCGCAAGTGCGAACAGCGCGATCACAAACAACGGCGGCACCCTGACAACCCAACATTGGGGGCAGTACCGCTCTAATGGGGATTTCACCATGGCGAATGACGGGTCTGCCGCGACGGCCAATAATGCGGCGAGGCCGCCGGCTGCGTTTACGCTTGCCTACACGGGCCTCTTCGGCGCCAACGGTACCGGCAACACCATTACCGGCCATTACGACCTCGGCCCCGGCATCTACAGCCTGGTGGTCGGCGGCGCCAATTCCGCTGACCTGGCCGCACTGCTCGAGGCTGCCCAGGCCACGAACGGGGACTACACGACGCCCTCGGCTGCGTTGACGGCATACAACAACGCGCGCCTGGCTCGGACCTTCAACATTGCATTCTCCGTCAACCCGGTGCCGATTCCCGCTGCGGTCTGGCTCTTCGGCAGCGGACTGGCCGGCATCGTGGCATTGGCGCGGAGACGCTCAGCGAGCTAA